In Runella sp. SP2, the genomic window ACGACGAGCTCCGCTCTGATTATTTTTTGGAACGTCGTGAATTGGGCATTCTTAACATCGGTGGCGATGGCTTTGTGATGGTAGAAGATGAGTTGTTTACGCTTCAAAAGCGGGACTGCTTGTACGTTGGGAAGGGTAATAAAACCGTCACGTTCAAAAGCCTTGATCCTGAATTTCCAGCTAAGTTTATCCTCGTTTCGACGCCCGCTCACCGCACCGTACCTACGGCTATGATGAAAGCCGCTGACGCAAGTCCAACCGATATGGGTTCACCCGAAACGGCCAATACGCGTACTATTTATAAATACATCCATGCCGATGGCCTCGAAAGTTGTCAGCTGGTGATGGGGATGACGTCCATGAAATACAGCAGTGTGTGGAACACGATGCCGCCGCACGTCCACGACCGTCGTACCGAAATCTACGTTTACTTTGATTTAGATGACGCCCACCGCGTTTTCCATTTTATGGGTGAACCCACCGAGACACGTCACCTGTTAGTGGCCAACGAACAAGCCATCATTTCACCTCCTTGGTCGATTCACGCGGGAGCTGGCACAACGAGTTATTCTTTCTTGTGGGCAATGGCTGGCGAGAACTATGTCTATACCGATATGGACACATTGGCCTTGAGCGAGTTGAAATAAAATTTCAAAAAAAGTAGCCGTAGTCCTTGATTTTCTCAAAATAAATACACAGTTTAGACTCACAATCGTAAGAGGTGGACCGAAGTCCTGAAAATAGCGGTCTGCTTATGACAGACCGCTATTTTTTACCCTTTTCAAATCCACAAATGCGGTTGCAAATGATTGTTAAACTTAAAGCGTAAAATTATGAGACTGCAAATGCACGCTATCCACTTCGACGCAGATCCAAAACTGCTCGAATTCATCCAGAAAAAACTTGAAAAACTCGAAACGTTTTATGACCGAATAACAGGAGGAGAAGTGTATCTCCGATTAGATAAAAGCGAAAGCAGTAAAATCAAAGATAAAATCCTAGAAGTAAAAATTAAGGTTCCCAACGGTGAGCTATTTGTCAAAGAGAAAGGCAAGTCATTTGAAGAAGCCACTGACCTTGCCTTGGAAGCTCTCAAAAGCCAAATCAAGAAGTTCAAATCGAAACGCCAAGAGGTAGAAAATAAAACCATCAAAGATGTCCAAAGCGGCACTGAGGTAGAAGAAGAGGTAGAAATCGACGAAGTATAAGTCAGATTTCCAAAAAAAGAGCGAGGACTGCATCCTCGCTCTTTTTTGTTGCCTAAAATTCAGTCGTTGTTTATTCGTTATTCGCTCTTCAATTCTGTACATTTGAGTTTTACTCATCAACCCTTTTGAACACTACATGAAAAGTAAACTTCTCCTAACCTCACTCCTTTGCTTTCATGCGTTTGGGCTCTTGGCTCAAGTCCAAAAAGCCCCCAACCGCGCCGAAGGCGATGGGCCTCACAAACGCCTTATCATTCGGGGCGTCACCATCATCAATAGCACAGGTTCGCCTCCAATTGGCCCCATGGATATTTTGGTTGAAAACAACCGAATTGCCCAAATTCGCCAAGCAGGTTACCCTGGTATGCCCGCCCAAGACGGTATCAAAGCAACCTCCACCGATAAAGAACTGAACTGCCGTGGGATGTACCTTATGCCAGGGTTTGTGGATATGCACGGACACATCGGTGGCGTGCAGCAAGGTGCCAACGCCGAATACGTATTTAAACTTTGGATGGCCCACGGTGTCACTACCGTCCGCGACCCATCGTGCGGGAATGGGCTCGACTGGGTCCTTGACCAAAAAGAAAAAAGCAACAAAAACTTGATTACTGCCCCGCGCATCAAGGCTTACACGGTGTTTGGGCAAGGGGCGAAAGATTTTATCACCACTCCCGAGCAAGCCCGCGAATGGGTACGCCAAAACGCCCAGAAGGGTGCCGATGGTATCAAGTTTTTCGGAGCCGAACCCGATGTATTCAAGGCGGCGTTGGAAGAAAACAAAAAACTCGGCCTTGGTTCGGCTTGCCACCACGCCCAAACCGAAGTAGCACGCATGAATGTACTGGCGACTGCCAAAGCGGGGCTGACCAGCATGGAGCACTGGTACGGGCTACCCGAAGCCCTTTTTGACGATAAAACCGTCCAAAATTATCCGTCCGACTACAATTACAACAACGAGCAAAATCGCTTTGAAGAAGCAGGAAAATTGTGGAAGCAAGCCGCTAAACCTGGTTCAGAACGCTGGAATTACGTGATGGAAGAATTGTTGAAGCTAGATTTTACCCTCGACCCTACCTTCAACATCTACGAAGCCAACCGCGAACTAATGCTCGCCCGCCGTGCCGAGTGGCACGACGAATATACCCTGCCGTCGCTTTGGCGGTTTTATGGCCCAAGCCGAATTTCTCACGGGTCGTATTGGCACAATTGGGGAACAGAACAAGAAGTGGCGTGGAAAGAAAACTATCGGTTGTGGATGGCGTTTATCAACGAATACAAAAACCGAGGTGGTCGCGTCACGACGGGCTCTGATTCGGGCTTTATTTACCAATTGTACGGTTTTGCGTACATACGCGAGCTGGAATTGCTGCGCGAAGCAGGTTTCCACCCAATGGAAGTCGTGCGGGCGGCCACCATCAAAGGGGCAGAAGCATTGGGAATGGCCAAAGAAATTGGCTCGGTTGAAATTGGGAAATTGGCCGACTTTGTCATTACCGAAGAAAATCCGCTTGCCAACTTGAAAGTCCTTTATGGCACAGGAGCGATTCGTCTGAACGACAAAAACGAGGTGGTCCGCGCGGGTGGCGTCAAATATACCGTCAAAGATGGCATTGTTTATGATGCAAAAAAGCTTTTAGCCGACGTTCGTAAGATTGTGGCTGATGCTAAAAAAGAGGAGAATTTTGAAATCACCCAGCCTGGTATTCCCCAAAAAGCAGGCAAAGTGTCGGGTAGCAATAAATAGGGAAGAATGTTTAACTTTGCACCTATTAAAGTCACCAATCACCCCCATGCTAACAGAACGCGTCAAAGAGATATATCAAGAAATTGAGCAGTTTGAAGTTGCTACCAAAGAGCAGTTAGAACAATACCGCCAACGATTTGTAGGAAGAAAAGGAGCCGTGGAAGCCTTGTTTGAAGGACTCAAAGACATCCCAAAAGAAGCCCGTCGTGCGGTAGGACAAGAACTGAATGCCCTCAAAAACTTTGCTACTGACCGTTTTACGGCCATTCAAGCAGAATTCGAGTCTAACGACGGTGGCAATGCTGGCCCAGCCATTGATTTAACCCTGCCCGTTGCGGCAAACCAACTAGGCAGCATTCACCCGCTGACGTTGGCACGCGCCAAAATCATCGAGATTTTTGAACGCATGGGCTTTAGCGTAGCCGACGGCCCCGAAATCGAATCAGACTGGTACAACTTCACCGCGTTGAATTTTCCCGAAAATCACCCTGCCCGAGAAATGCAGGATACGTTTTTTGTGGCCAAAAACGCCGAAGACCCTACCCAAGATATGCTGTTGCGTACGCACACCTCCAACGTCCAAATTCGGATGATGGAGCGCCAAAAGCCGCCTATTCGCGCCATTATGCCTGGGCGGGTATATCGCAACGAAGCCATTTCGGCCCGCGCTCACTGCTTCTTCCACCAAGTAGAAGGGCTTTACATTGACAAAAACGTAAGTTTCAAAGACTTAAAAGATACCCTCTACCACTTCTCAAAAGAGATGTTTGACAAAGACGTGAAGATTCGTCTGCGTCCTTCGTTTTTTCCTTTTACCGAACCTAGCGCCGAAATCGACATTTGGTTAGGAACTGACACCGAAGAAACGTATCGACTCTCGAAAGGAACGGGTTGGGTAGAAATTGCGGGAAGTGGCATGGTTGACCCGAACGTGTTGGCCAACTGCGGCATCGACCCCGAAGAATATACAGGTTTTGCGTTTGGGATGGGCGTTGAGCGCATTGCCCAGCTCCGTTACGGCGTTCGCGACCTTCGTCTTTATTCCGAAAATGACGTTCGTTTTTTGCGTCAATTTGAAGGAGTTTAGGAGAAAAAATAGTGTTAGTTCGGTCGGGTTGTGAGCAACCCTCAGCACAAAGCGTGGGTCGGGTTGCTCACAACCCGACCGATAGCACTATCTTCCCAATGTGCTCGCTGCTTTCCATCAGACGATGCGCCTCAGCGGCTTCTTCCAAGGGAAACGTTTTATACAAAATAGGTTCAAAAGTACCTGCTTCTATCAACGGCCATACTTGTTTTTCCACCTCGGCGGCCAACTGCGCCTTAAACGCATCGTCGCGCGGGGCAAGCATACTTCCTGTAATCGTGATTCGCTTGCTCATTACTTCCAAAATATTGAATTGAGATTGCGCTCCTCCTAAACTCGCGATAAAACCCAAACGGCCATCAGGACGCAGCAGACGGATGTTTTTTGCGGTATAATCTCCCCCAACGTAGTCCAAAATCACGTCCATTCCGTAGGGCTTTAATTCTTCCAAAAAATCTTGTGTTTTATAATTGACACAACGAACGGCGCCAAGTTCTTCGCAGAAACGGCACTTTTGGTCGCTGCCCGCTGTCGCAAACGCTTGCACGCCAAACGCCTTTGCCAACTGAATCGCCGTGACACCAATGCCACTCGTTCCGCCGTGTACCAAAAAATTTTCGCCAGTTTTCAACTGCATTCGTTGAAACACGTTGCTCCAAACCGTCATTATCGTTTCGGGCAAGCACGCAGCTTTTTCAAACGACATACCCGTTGGAACAGGCAAACAATGGTCTGCTTCGGCCAAGGCGTACTCGGCATATCCGCCATTTTTAATGAGCGCACACACCTTATCGCCGACTTTCCAACGCGACACATTTTCGCCAATTTCGGCGATGATTCCCGCAACTTCAAGCCCCAATGGCTCGGTAGGCGGCTGCGACGAAATCCCGTAACGACCTTGACGCATCAAAATATCGGCACGATTTATGCCCGCCGCATAAACGCGGATAAGCACCTTTGTACCAGTAGAAATAGGGACAGAACGGTCTTCTAAAGACAAAACCTCAGGTCCTCCAGTTTGGGTAACTATCATTGCTTTCATGGTCGTAAAAATAAAAGATAAGAAAATATAAAAATAGTCCATGAAGGTACATGACACTATCCCAAGAAACGTCACCTAAATTTGTACTATCAATCTCAGAACAGGTACTATACTATTCATAATCGCACAAAACACCATGTCAGCGACTACCACGCAATTCAAACATGTGAGCTATCTTTGGGACGAAGCCAAAGCCGCCGAACTCGCGGGCGACGAAGTAGCTCTTTTTATTTATCGTTCCAACATTCTGGGCGCCGATCTTCGTTTGACCAACTACGGAGGCGGTAACACGTCCGTTAAAATTACGGATAAAGACCCACTTACTGGCAAAGATGTCGAAGTAATGTGGATAAAAGGCTCAGGCGGAGACATTGGTACGCTCAAAAAATCAGGATGTGCGGCATTGTACATGGAGCGCCTACGAAACCTCGAAAACGTCTATCGTGGTGTGGAGTTTGAAGATGAAATGGTAGAATTGTTCAACCACTGTATCTTTGATCTCGCCTCAAAAGCACCATCTATTGATACTCCTCTCCACGGATTTTTACCCTTTGCGCACATCGACCACCTTCACCCAGATGCCGCCATTGCCATTGCCGCAGCCAAAGACGGGAAGAAAATCACCGAAGAATTGTTTGGTGGTGAAGTAGGTTGGGTAGGTTGGCAACGCCCAGGGTTTGAGCTTGGTCTTCAGCTCCGCGCTTGTTTGGAAGAGGCCGCTTCTCGCGGTGTCAAATTGCGTGGTATCATGCTTGGTTCACACGGGTTGTTTACGTGGGGTGACACTGCCTACGAAAGCTACCTCAATACCCTCGAAGTCATCGAAAAATGTGCCGAATACTTAGAAGCAAATTACGGTAAGACTCGTCCCGTATTTGGAGGGCCCAAAATCGAGAGCCTTCCTGTAGAAACACGCACAAAACAAGCGTCAAAATTAGCACCTATTTTGCGTGGTTTCTGCTCGTCGTACCGCACGATGGTCGGCCATTTTACCGACGATGCGCGCGTACTGGAGTTTATAAACTCAAATGATTTGGACAAACTAGCTCCCCTCGGAACTTCTTGCCCCGACCACTTCCTCCGCACAAAAATCTCTCCGTTGGTACTTGAGCTTGCTCCCGACGAAGACCTATCGGACGTAGCAGCTATCAAAGCGAAATTAACACCTGCGTTTGAAGCCTACCGTGCGATGTACTCCGAATATTACGAAGCTTGTAAGCACCCTAATAGCCCTGCCATGCGCGACCCTAATCCTGTCGTTATTTTGTATCCAGGGGTCGGAATGTTTACCTTCTCAAAAGATAAAACGACGGCCCGTTTGGCGTCGGAGTATTACATCAATGCCGTCAACGTAATGAAGGGCGCGGAAGCGGTATCTGAATATACGGCATTGCCCCGTCAAGAAGCGTTTAATATCGAGTATTGGTTGCTCGAAGAGGCCAAACTTCAACGAATGCCCAAACCCAAAGCCTTGTCAGGGCGAGTAGCACTCGTAACGGGAAGCGCAGGGGGAATTGGTAAAGCTATTGCGAAAAAGTTTGCCGAAGAAGGCGCAGTGGTTGTTCTTAATGACATCAACGAAGAACGTCTTGCGGGAGCAAAAGACGAATTTGTGAAGAAATTTGGCAGAGATTCAGTAGCTACCACGCTTCTCAACGTAACCGATGCTGCTAGCATTGTGGATGCGATGGATGCCGCAGCGCTTGCGTTTGGTGGCGTCGATATTATCGTCAACAACGCAGGTATCAGTATTTCAAAACCCATCCAAGACCATACTCTTCAAGATTGGGATCGCTTGTACGACATCCTCGTCAAAGGGCAGTTCCTTGTGACTCAAGCAGGGGTAGAAGTAATGCGCAAGCAAGGTTTTGGGGGTGATGTCATCAATATTGTGAGTAAAAATGCCCTTGTTTCTGGGCCAAACAACGCAGGTTATGGTTCGGCTAAAGCAGCTCAGTTGCACTTGAGCCGCTTGAATGCAGCCGAATTGGGCGGCGATAAAATTCGCGTTAATACTGTCAATCCAGACGCCGTTATCGCTGACTCAAACATTTGGGCAGGTGGCTGGGCCGAAGGACGCGCCAAAGCCTACGGCATTACGATTGAAGAGCTTCCTGCTTATTATGCCAAACGTACGCTTCTCAACGAAGCCATTCTACCCGACGATATCGCCAATGCGTGCTTCGCATTCGTAGGAGGCTTACTCAGCAAGTCAACGGGCAACGTTTTGAACGTTGATGGCGGAGTAGCCATGGCGTTTGTTCGCTAAAAAAGATTGTTTTTTCATCATAGGTTAGTTTAATACTCGAATCTAACGCCTGAATTCAGGCGTTAGATTTTACCTACGAAGCTCATTTTTTAGTAAGAGGTAGTTGTACTTTTTTTAAAATGTTAGCCATTTTATCTATTTGCTCTTTAATCTCAGGACTTTTCAAATTGATATATGGCATCGTTTTTTCAGAGTACGTTGATACTGCTTTTTTGGTTTTCATGATTTTTGAGTTATTAAATATCCGACATAGTTGCCCTTACTGTTAAAACTTTCAAGTATCCCGTTTTCAGTAATTCCGACTACGTCATAATAGAGATTGGTTTCTTTTAAAAATTGCGTAATTGCGGCACGATATAACCTCGTTCTGCTAGAAGTGCTTCCTGTAAATGCTACAGTAGCCATAGGATAATGCTCGAAAAAAGTAGATAACGTATCAACTACAGTAGTTAAAACTTGTTTCATGTCATTATTATTACTAGCTGATAGAATATCAATGTCGCCATTTTCTTTTAAGTCGCCAAAAATCAATTGATATAAATCTGGATTATCATCCGACAAAATATACGCGACTGCCTTGCGAATAATTCTTTCCTGACTGATACTTTCAAAAACAAATTGCAAATTATCAGAAGAGGATTGAAGCTGGTAAATAGGTTTGTCCATTAACAAAGATAACTAAAGTTCAATTATGCAACTCGAAAAGTATAAAATACAACAGCATAACGATGACCTACTTACGGGACATCAACGCCGTTTGAGCTTCGCTGTTTCAGAAATTGAAAATGCCGAAGCCATCATTCAAAAATTGGTTGATTTTCAAATTGCCATTCCTTCGTGGGCACTTGGAACGGGTGGAACGCGCTTTGGCCGTTTTGCGGGCGGTGGCGAACCTCGTAGCCTTGAAGAAAAAATTGAAGACGTAGGTCTATTACACGCCTTGAATCAAGCATCGGGCGCAATCTCCCTTCACATTCCATGGGATATTCCAAAAGATGCCAAAGCGATTAAAGCATTGGCAGCTCAACACGGTTTGAAATTTGACGCCGTTAACTCCAATACCTTCCAAGACCAAGCCGACCAAGCGTTAAGTTATAAGTTTGGTTCGTTACAAAACGTTGACAAAGGCGTTCGTAAACAAGCCATTGAACATAATATTGAAGTGATTAAGCACGGTATCGAGCTTGGTTCGGAATCGTTGACGGTTTGGCTTTCAGACGGTTCGTGTTTCCCAGGCCAACTCAATTTCCGTAGAGCTTACCAAAATACCCTCGAAAGTCTTCACGAAATTTATGCGGCCATGCCCGAAAATTGGAAGATGTTCTTGGAATACAAAGCCTACGAACCTAACTTCTATTCGACTACGGTAGCCGACTGGGGACAGTCCTACTCTTACGTGAAGAAACTTGGAGAGCGCGCTTATACGCTTGTCGATTTGGGACACCATCTACCTAATGCCAACATTGAGCAAATCGTAGCCTTGTTGTTGATGGAAGAAAAACTTGGTGGTTTCCACTTCAACGACTCAAAATACGGCGATGATGACCTCACTGCAGGTGCCATGAAGCCTTACCAATTGTTCCTTATCTTCAATGAACTAGTCGATGGAATGGACGCTCGTGGCATGAATCACGCTACTGATTTGGGCTGGATGATTGATGCCTCTCACAATGTCAAAGACCCACTAGAAGACTTACTACAATCTGTAGAAGGAATTATGATGGCTTATGCCCAGGCACTTTCGGTCGATAGAAAAGCCCTCGAAGAAGCACAAGCTGTCAGCGATGTGGTTCGTTGCCAAGAAATTCTTCAAAATGCGTTCCGTACCGACGTGCGTTCGCTCGTTGCCGAGGCTCGTCTTCGGGCAGGAGGAGCGTTAAATCCATTGGGTCTTTTCCGCCACTCAAAAGTACGCGAAAATCTCATTGCCGAACGAGGTCTTAAAACTGTAGCGACTGGCTTGTAAGATGAAAACTCCTGTTTGTGCCGTATTGGATATTGGTAAAACCAACAAAAAAGTATTCCTCTTTGACGAAAACTACCGTATCGTTTTGGAAAAATCGGGGCAATTTCCCGAAACAACCGACGAAGACGGCGACCCTTGCGAAAACGTAGCCCTGTTGACCGATTGGGTCATCCAATCGCTCCAAGAAGTGTTATCGCTCGAAGAATACGACGTCAAAGCCATTAACTTTTCAACCTACGGAGCAAGTTTTGTTCACGTAGGCGAAGACGGCAAGCCCGTTGCTCCTTTGTACAATTACCTAAAACCGTACCCTGAGGCACTCAAGAAACAATTTTATGATACCTACGGCGGGGAGCAAGAGTTTTCGCGCAAAACGGCCTCTCCTATTTTAGGGAGCCTCAATTCGGGCATGATTATTTATCGCCTGAAGCATGAAAACCCTGCGTTATTTGAAAAAATAAAGTATTCACTGCACTTACCCCAATACGTCAGTTCGCTGATTTCTGGGCAATTTGCTTCCGATATTACGAGCATTGGTTGCCATACCAACCTTTGGGATTTTGATACAAATGATTACCACGCTTGGGTGTCCAATGAGCAAATCGGAGATAAACTTGCTCCTATTCAGTCCGCAGACGTGGTTTCTACTCACGTGCTCAATGAGCAAGAGCGCATTGTGGGCGTCGGTTTGCACGATAGTTCATCGGCTTTGATTCCGTATTTGGTTAGCTTTTTAGAGCCCTTTGTATTGATTTCAACGGGAACGTGGTGCATTAGCCTCAATCCTTACAATCATACGCCGCTCACAGCCGAAGAGCTTCAATACGACTGTTTGTGCTACATGCAGTACAACGGCAAACCTGTGAAGGCATCGCGCTTATTTGCGGGCTATGAACACGAACAGCAAACCAAGCGATTGGCGACTCATTTCGACAAAGACC contains:
- the pheS gene encoding phenylalanine--tRNA ligase subunit alpha — translated: MLTERVKEIYQEIEQFEVATKEQLEQYRQRFVGRKGAVEALFEGLKDIPKEARRAVGQELNALKNFATDRFTAIQAEFESNDGGNAGPAIDLTLPVAANQLGSIHPLTLARAKIIEIFERMGFSVADGPEIESDWYNFTALNFPENHPAREMQDTFFVAKNAEDPTQDMLLRTHTSNVQIRMMERQKPPIRAIMPGRVYRNEAISARAHCFFHQVEGLYIDKNVSFKDLKDTLYHFSKEMFDKDVKIRLRPSFFPFTEPSAEIDIWLGTDTEETYRLSKGTGWVEIAGSGMVDPNVLANCGIDPEEYTGFAFGMGVERIAQLRYGVRDLRLYSENDVRFLRQFEGV
- the hpf gene encoding ribosome hibernation-promoting factor, HPF/YfiA family, with the translated sequence MRLQMHAIHFDADPKLLEFIQKKLEKLETFYDRITGGEVYLRLDKSESSKIKDKILEVKIKVPNGELFVKEKGKSFEEATDLALEALKSQIKKFKSKRQEVENKTIKDVQSGTEVEEEVEIDEV
- a CDS encoding amidohydrolase family protein, which gives rise to MKSKLLLTSLLCFHAFGLLAQVQKAPNRAEGDGPHKRLIIRGVTIINSTGSPPIGPMDILVENNRIAQIRQAGYPGMPAQDGIKATSTDKELNCRGMYLMPGFVDMHGHIGGVQQGANAEYVFKLWMAHGVTTVRDPSCGNGLDWVLDQKEKSNKNLITAPRIKAYTVFGQGAKDFITTPEQAREWVRQNAQKGADGIKFFGAEPDVFKAALEENKKLGLGSACHHAQTEVARMNVLATAKAGLTSMEHWYGLPEALFDDKTVQNYPSDYNYNNEQNRFEEAGKLWKQAAKPGSERWNYVMEELLKLDFTLDPTFNIYEANRELMLARRAEWHDEYTLPSLWRFYGPSRISHGSYWHNWGTEQEVAWKENYRLWMAFINEYKNRGGRVTTGSDSGFIYQLYGFAYIRELELLREAGFHPMEVVRAATIKGAEALGMAKEIGSVEIGKLADFVITEENPLANLKVLYGTGAIRLNDKNEVVRAGGVKYTVKDGIVYDAKKLLADVRKIVADAKKEENFEITQPGIPQKAGKVSGSNK
- a CDS encoding DUF6934 family protein; the encoded protein is MDKPIYQLQSSSDNLQFVFESISQERIIRKAVAYILSDDNPDLYQLIFGDLKENGDIDILSASNNNDMKQVLTTVVDTLSTFFEHYPMATVAFTGSTSSRTRLYRAAITQFLKETNLYYDVVGITENGILESFNSKGNYVGYLITQKS
- a CDS encoding TIM barrel protein, translating into MQLEKYKIQQHNDDLLTGHQRRLSFAVSEIENAEAIIQKLVDFQIAIPSWALGTGGTRFGRFAGGGEPRSLEEKIEDVGLLHALNQASGAISLHIPWDIPKDAKAIKALAAQHGLKFDAVNSNTFQDQADQALSYKFGSLQNVDKGVRKQAIEHNIEVIKHGIELGSESLTVWLSDGSCFPGQLNFRRAYQNTLESLHEIYAAMPENWKMFLEYKAYEPNFYSTTVADWGQSYSYVKKLGERAYTLVDLGHHLPNANIEQIVALLLMEEKLGGFHFNDSKYGDDDLTAGAMKPYQLFLIFNELVDGMDARGMNHATDLGWMIDASHNVKDPLEDLLQSVEGIMMAYAQALSVDRKALEEAQAVSDVVRCQEILQNAFRTDVRSLVAEARLRAGGALNPLGLFRHSKVRENLIAERGLKTVATGL
- a CDS encoding bifunctional aldolase/short-chain dehydrogenase, with translation MSATTTQFKHVSYLWDEAKAAELAGDEVALFIYRSNILGADLRLTNYGGGNTSVKITDKDPLTGKDVEVMWIKGSGGDIGTLKKSGCAALYMERLRNLENVYRGVEFEDEMVELFNHCIFDLASKAPSIDTPLHGFLPFAHIDHLHPDAAIAIAAAKDGKKITEELFGGEVGWVGWQRPGFELGLQLRACLEEAASRGVKLRGIMLGSHGLFTWGDTAYESYLNTLEVIEKCAEYLEANYGKTRPVFGGPKIESLPVETRTKQASKLAPILRGFCSSYRTMVGHFTDDARVLEFINSNDLDKLAPLGTSCPDHFLRTKISPLVLELAPDEDLSDVAAIKAKLTPAFEAYRAMYSEYYEACKHPNSPAMRDPNPVVILYPGVGMFTFSKDKTTARLASEYYINAVNVMKGAEAVSEYTALPRQEAFNIEYWLLEEAKLQRMPKPKALSGRVALVTGSAGGIGKAIAKKFAEEGAVVVLNDINEERLAGAKDEFVKKFGRDSVATTLLNVTDAASIVDAMDAAALAFGGVDIIVNNAGISISKPIQDHTLQDWDRLYDILVKGQFLVTQAGVEVMRKQGFGGDVINIVSKNALVSGPNNAGYGSAKAAQLHLSRLNAAELGGDKIRVNTVNPDAVIADSNIWAGGWAEGRAKAYGITIEELPAYYAKRTLLNEAILPDDIANACFAFVGGLLSKSTGNVLNVDGGVAMAFVR
- a CDS encoding NAD(P)H-quinone oxidoreductase, producing the protein MKAMIVTQTGGPEVLSLEDRSVPISTGTKVLIRVYAAGINRADILMRQGRYGISSQPPTEPLGLEVAGIIAEIGENVSRWKVGDKVCALIKNGGYAEYALAEADHCLPVPTGMSFEKAACLPETIMTVWSNVFQRMQLKTGENFLVHGGTSGIGVTAIQLAKAFGVQAFATAGSDQKCRFCEELGAVRCVNYKTQDFLEELKPYGMDVILDYVGGDYTAKNIRLLRPDGRLGFIASLGGAQSQFNILEVMSKRITITGSMLAPRDDAFKAQLAAEVEKQVWPLIEAGTFEPILYKTFPLEEAAEAHRLMESSEHIGKIVLSVGL
- a CDS encoding FGGY-family carbohydrate kinase, with protein sequence MKTPVCAVLDIGKTNKKVFLFDENYRIVLEKSGQFPETTDEDGDPCENVALLTDWVIQSLQEVLSLEEYDVKAINFSTYGASFVHVGEDGKPVAPLYNYLKPYPEALKKQFYDTYGGEQEFSRKTASPILGSLNSGMIIYRLKHENPALFEKIKYSLHLPQYVSSLISGQFASDITSIGCHTNLWDFDTNDYHAWVSNEQIGDKLAPIQSADVVSTHVLNEQERIVGVGLHDSSSALIPYLVSFLEPFVLISTGTWCISLNPYNHTPLTAEELQYDCLCYMQYNGKPVKASRLFAGYEHEQQTKRLATHFDKDLDFYKKVAFDAALIQQLKTDKKTEGIDFESLSKPPMTEGLFGKRDLAAFDSYEQAYHQLILDIVGQQIISTELVLRGSTVKRIFVDGGFSKNPIYMNLLAGAFPDLEVFAASVAQATSLGAALSIHRHWNTKTLPPDLIDLRFYNSHLSLDGLAS
- the kduI gene encoding 5-dehydro-4-deoxy-D-glucuronate isomerase; the encoded protein is MHIQVRHTTNPVDFKNYTTQRIREEFLMEKMFVPDQFHFVYSHYDRMIVGGIKPVGQLHKLPTYDELRSDYFLERRELGILNIGGDGFVMVEDELFTLQKRDCLYVGKGNKTVTFKSLDPEFPAKFILVSTPAHRTVPTAMMKAADASPTDMGSPETANTRTIYKYIHADGLESCQLVMGMTSMKYSSVWNTMPPHVHDRRTEIYVYFDLDDAHRVFHFMGEPTETRHLLVANEQAIISPPWSIHAGAGTTSYSFLWAMAGENYVYTDMDTLALSELK